One Anopheles marshallii chromosome 3, idAnoMarsDA_429_01, whole genome shotgun sequence genomic region harbors:
- the LOC128711962 gene encoding RYamide neuropeptides: MTWRTMKPLAREQSSAFCISTTVGLFLFGALVLAVVTDADPMVDSASSLYGDNKHASDKRPFFVGSRYGRSHVYGAKDLRQVNVVPRNDRFFLGSRYGKRSDLTKEIESDSNNGIAELTYLACLHTGVSNLYRCYSRDSSSGALHQQDTDQYDQQQQQQHQFNDNVDLSEK; encoded by the exons ATGACCTGGCGAACGATGAAACCTTTGGCCCGCGAGCAATCGTCAGCGTTCTGCATCAGCACCACCGTCGGTCTGTTCCTGTTCGGGGCGCTCGTCCTAGCGGTGGTGACCGATGCCGATCCGATGGTGGATAGTGCCAGCAGCTTGTACGGCGATAACAAAC ATGCAAGCGATAAGCGCCCGTTCTTCGTTGGCAGCCGGTACGGACGATCGCACGTGTACGGTGCGAAGGATTTACGGCAGGTGAACGTGGTACCGCGTAACGATCGCTTTTTCCTCGGCTCGCGGTACGGCAAACGGTCCGACCTGACGAAGGAAATTGAATCCGACAGCAATAATGGTATTGCCGAGCTGACCTATCTCGCCTGTCTGCATACGGGCGTTTCGAACCTGTACCGATGCTACAG TCGCGATTCGTCCTCGGGTGCTTTACACCAGCAGGACACGGATCAAtacgatcagcagcagcagcagcagcaccaattCAACGATAATGTCGACCTGTCGGAAAAGTAA